The Haliotis asinina isolate JCU_RB_2024 chromosome 3, JCU_Hal_asi_v2, whole genome shotgun sequence genome segment TGGAGGGTACAGGATCACCGACTCCCAGGGAACCTGGAGCGCGATCTGCGCCGAGAGCGCTCTGCCTCCAAGCGCCGAGCGCGCCCTTCATCCAACTGTCGATGTAAAACCTTTTCCCTGGACAACGTATGCAACACCCTGGGTATACGGTAAGGCGCAGGCGCTGGCGCTGGCATAGGGTCCGGcgtcggcataggcgctggcgtaggtatAGGCACTAGCGCAAGCACAGCCTctggcgctggcgtagacagacgctggcgtaggcataggcataggcactggcgcaagcacaggcgctggcgctggcgtagacataggcgctggcgtaggcataggcgctggcgtagtcACTAGCGCAAGCACAGCCTctggcgctggcgtagacataggtgctggcgtaggcataggcacTGGCGTAGACATAGGCCCTGGCGTAGACATAGGTATAGACACAAACACAGGCGCTGGCATAGACGCTGGCGTAAGCAAAGGCGCTGGTGTtggcataggcgctggtgtcgagATGTCAAGACGCTGGCATCGCAGCAGCACCGGGCGTCAGGAGAGAGCGCAGGAACCTCTGGACTTCCGGATGAGACAAGGCATCTGGATGAAAACAGATCCACGATGGAATCCGAGCGAGGTGGTTCCGGGGACAAGCGTACAGGCGTCACAGACGAACGCCCCATCCCAGGCGTCGGCACAGGCGTTGAAGGCGGTTGTAAGTCAGGGTCGTCCGGCAGAGATCCCAACGACGACTCTCGAAATCCGCCACCAATAACACCTCGCAGTACTGGCAGTGTCCGTCAAAAGAGCAGGCtagagacgcacaatccgggcaCCAAGGGTGGGGATATTCGCCGATTCCTGCCCCAAGCAGATAGTGCAAAACTGGGGAGATATACACAGTTAAGTGCAACAAACAAACGTAACAATGCGTTGAAACCAACGCAGGAGGTAGAAAAAAACACCCCTATACCAGAAATGCAGCACCAACGCACCCCCACTATAAAGTAGGCACGCCCGTAAGCTCGTGACAGCGAAGGGCAAACAACCAAAACGGTTGCCTGCGTACATCGCAACGTGGCacgaaaaaacatataaatgcagtgaaacctggcaaaaatactaatcgacatggaaaaccacatggagggagaaaaccagcaagatataatacccccacggacgccatgccgcactcacacacgacgcgggcgaacccaccccgaagtgagagaaaaaataacacgaggtagcaaagtaagtgcagttaaaagataacttaccttaacacgcacacctaagggatacaaaccatacctacccctgaggaaacaactttattgaaccacaaagtaggtaaactaagcgaaccaaaaacgtccgaacagacgaacgctagaagtaaaagtgatttttggattgttcgcgcttgcgcgagtggggagatcacgtcacttccgtgactacattcgtagattacatgaggtagccatctagggaatggcgaatcaacgactgtctgatctcttctagcgaagcttgaggtaatatgcataagacctatggtaaggtaagttaaaaataataataactacCAAATAGCACGTACCAAAGTGAAGGGCATCTTGAACAAAAGGGCATTGGTTATATAAATGTTACGTTTTCAGTATCAACAAACTGTATAGCTTAAATTTCAGTCAACAATATTGCCCAAAGGGGAAGGTACCTACTACATCACACTGTGAATGATGTAATACCCACAACCCAGAACTTGTAGAACGTAACTGTCCACCTCTACAGTCAGCTTTGATCATCAGCAGTGATTATTGTGATTTGAAACCTCTGACTtacaaagcaatatttcagattcaTATTGGAATCTGACAATCACCCATGTACAAGCATTCCAACCAATCGTGTATCAGAGAAAAGTGGCCTGCTTACCACACAGTTCCAGCCTTGATTCCATTAGCAAATGCCAAGGCCTTGTTCAGATCATTGGTGAAGATGGCTGCTCCAAGACCATAGGCTGTGTCATTGGCACGTTCCAACACTTCTTCCAAGGTTTTGAATTTGATTAGTTGCTGAACAGGTCCAAAGATCTGAATATCAGGAAAGAATAAATCCCATAATTAAGCATAAatacagtttgactttttgaaGTCAATGGTAAAATCGAGATCCTAATAAATTATGCACAAGCAACAAATACGAAAGGGGTTAGTCTTGGTGCCATTGAAGATGGTGAATGAGttgtgttgtcatggagatGAATCAGAGGCTGATTACATGCACGTTAGTTAGGTTAATCTCAGTCTGTTTATCTCATCAACTACGTACAAGTTATGTACACAATTCTCTCATGAAACAAATCATTTCTGAATGAAATTGTGTTTTTCAAAAATTTatctttaaaaaatgttaaaaagtcATCAACATATTCAGTAAGTTTAAGAAAGCTCTGTATCCAGTTGTTTTGTATCATAACTGACTCATTTCTCGTTCCACGCTTTGCCACCCACATAAAAGCTCCTTTCTGACTGACCTCCTCCCTGGCTATCCTCATGTTGTCCGTGACGTTGGAGAAGACTGTGGGCTCCACGAAGTAGCCCTTGTCTCCATGCCTGGCACCTCCAATCTCACACGTGGCTCCCTCGTCCTTCCCACTCTGGATCAGCTCAAGGATCTTGCCGAGCTGCTCATTGTCAATCTGAATCAATCAAGATTGACCATcatcattgagtgagtgagtttagtaatgccacactcagcaatataccacctatatggcgacggtctgtaaatagtcaagtctggaccagacaatccagtgatcaagtgagcatcgatctgtgcaatttggaaccaatgacacgtgtcaaccaagttagcaagaatggccacccaatcctgttagttgcctcctaCGGCAAAagtagtcaccttttatggcaagcatgggttgctaaagtcCTAtcctaccccgaaccttcaagGGTCGGccatcatgaacatcatcatcatgccaTACCTACACCATCACCTAAAAGCATCACTCCATGTTTTGAAGAATGGCTGTAAAAATCAATATATAATGCAATATTTTCCTTCATTCACGAGTCATCAGTTTTTGAATGGGCTGACATCAAGTTGAGTGAGGATGATCACAGACTGGCCTTGTTTTATTGTACTTTGTACAATGCCAATTAGTCCTACCTGAGGGCCATTCTTGGTGTTTGGGTCAAAGGGATCACCAACACTTCGTTTTTTGGCTGCCTCCACACTGCGTTTCACAAATTCATCATAGATTTCCTCTTGCACAAACGTCCTTGACCCTGCAATGCAGCACTGGCCCATGTTGGTCATCACGGCCTCGTGTGCCCAGGCAGATGCAATGTCCACTGTAAGTAGAAGTCAAGAAGTTAGAGAGTGAGTTTCATTTCACCCAAATTTTCAGAAATTTTCCAGCAAGATCATGGcagcagacaccagaaatgtactttacacattgttcccatgtgggggaaTTGAAGACAGGTCGTAGGCGTGCCAAgcaaatgctctaaccactaggctagggATGGAAGAAAAAAGTTTTTTTCAGTTAatataagaatgagtgagtgagtgagtgagtgagtgagtgagtgagtgaatgaatgaatgaatgatgcaGTTTTAGCCCTATTATTGAGTAGGAAATCAAACTTGGGTCTCCAGCATGGGAAACAAAACCTTTGACTGACAGGTTATTTCACAGTTTGTCTGGGTGTTAATGTTTGATAGTGTAGTAAGTAGCATCCAAAAATGATCGGGTTAAAGGAGCTAACATTGAGCATGTACATTcaaatttagagttatgtcccttgatgCAATAGCTCAAGCTCAAATTTCCTTAAATGTTAAGTCTCCAACCCTCacctccactcactcactctcacacagcCTTCCTGTTTTTGAGGATATTCCTATTATTAATGATCCATCCAAACTTGCTAATGCATAATTACAGTGGTTTAACTCAAGGTTTCCAAATCTCAGCTGACAGCTGTACTCACAGTCAGAGTCAGCAAAGATGACATTGGGACTCTTTCCTCCTAGCTCCAATGTGGTCCTCTTGAGGTTTGTGCCGGCAGCAGCTGCCATGATTACCTTGCCGATCTGAACAGCAGACATGTGGGAAAAGGTTACTAATCTACTCATACAGTCCATATTTGATTTTCATCATACACTTCCTTTATGATGAGAGGccattaaaatatttcacacacaaataAGACAATTTTTGCaaagggggggggggagacATTCATACACAGTAACTCACTGATTTGTTGAGAAGGTGCTGAAAATTTGACAGACATGTCAATGATCAAGATCACTTTACCACAAAAAGAACACATTTTTTCCaaacatataaaacatgtatgaaAGTATTATCTAGGCTCAATTTAAGAGATGCAAGCCAGACTAATCACTAGGTTGCACTGTGTAATactgggttgcaccagtgcaagtaacaaagcactaaatcctGATTATTCATATTGCAAATTATCAGTGTCTGTGACTACTTGTGTGTACCAACAGTGATCCACAGATCAGCACCTTGCCCCATACACTCACCTCTGTTGATCCTGTGAAGGCCACCTTGTTGATGTCTGGATGCTCCGAGATGGCAGCACCAGCTGTAGGACCATACCCAGGGACAATACTCACAACACCCGTTGGGAACCCGGCCTGGAACATACATCACATCATTCATATTCTCACATGGAGCATATCACACAGCTCACTGACttattgtaaaatatattcaaaatctTTCCTATGTTCATCTTAAGTTAAAACTTGACACATGTTTACAGTGTGATCCATGATCAAATAGTCTGTTGTTCTACACCTGACGTTTTACCTACACTATGGTTGACAACTAAGTAAACCTACGTGGActtgataatccagtgaccaacactaTGAGCAACTATTCACACCACCTGTCCATATCACCTCACATTAGATCACAATACAACatttatctggagccctgcagGAGCGCTGTCCAGTAACAGACACAGCCTAAGAATATGTGCACCTCAGTCACTGaataaagggaggtaacaacaTTCGCCTAGTTAGTGAATAGAAGCAAGGATAGTCAATATCGGTTTTTATATCTTAATTACAGGAAGTAATCCATCTGTACGCTACATATCTGTATCTCTGCCTTCTAGAGACTGCTTTTGGAGTCCTCAAAATTTGGCTTGTCCTCAGTTATATACAGCAATCAATACAAACCCTCTTGATACAGTGAGCATGTGTTTGGTAATGACCATTTAACTTTCCTACTGATGTGCAAGTGAACAActagtatggttttatgtctttttagtcagcaggggttcaaaaatctgATGCCCGATGCCCAGAACAAGTCAggtttcatttcaggcaatcaaataatggtatctttcTTGTCCGTGGACTAGTAGACAATTTCaacttacagtttcaaactgcaaataaacttggatttcatttcatatctgctcataatgtagctattgcATTTTgcaataatagtaatttagagCTTTCATCTTTTTAAATGTATCaatcttcgataaatagtccagtaaacattaacattaaacattgtgtcataaaatcaggacaagtggaaaattagtcaggacaaagaaatatttgaacCCCTGGTCAGCAACAGTCAAACGTTTCCTGATAAAGCATGACACAGTTTGTGAAGGACAAGCACATGATAAATCTAACAATGAACAGGATTGATCTACGAGTTTCTTACTTCTCTGAAGAGAGATCCCAGATAGAGTGCTGTCAGGGGGGTCTGTTCTGCGGGCTTCACGACAATGACGTTCCCGGCACAGAGGGCAGGGGCGATCTTCCAGCAGAACATGGTGATTGGGTAGTTCCACTGGTGTCCACATGGAgaggagaaaacacacacagatgAACCATCAGGCTGTAGGGTGTCACAGCTCAGGCAGCAGAGACGCTACACAACTGTCAACCACTGTTCTGAGTGTCTTGTAtacagtaaatgagtgagtgtgtttagttatacaatattccagcgacatgGAGCTGTTATTATTGGTTTAAAAAAGATTCACTTGGTTTTCCAACTTCCAAATACGTAAATAACAGTTCATGTCATAAAATGTGATTTAACACACAGATTTCTTTACACAAATAACCAGAAGAAAAGTCCTCCACAACAAAATACCTACAGGAATAATCTGTCCACAAATGCCAACTGGTTCATGGCGGGTGTAGCAAAAGTAGTCTCCATCTGGAACACATACAGTGATTAGTGAGGACACCAGCAGCTCCAGACACAGATACAGGGATCTTTGAGGACATCAGCAGCTCCAGACACAAGTGCGGAAGAGTCCTCGAGCATAGCAAATATAACAGCTTCATCATATGAAGTAACTGGACACACAGTTGTAAGAGAAGTATTTGCTAGTTGCTAGTTTTATACCACAAACATCAATATTCCCATCATATAATGGCAGTACATCAATAACTGTGTCtagtgtggtgtgatgtgatcTGGCATGATGTGATGTGCCCTGATGTGAcctggtgtgatgtgatgtgccCTGATGTGATCTGGAGAGATGTGAAATGGTGTGATGTAAACTGTTTGAGTAAACCTTGTTCATTACTGCATTTCACGTCATTTGGAAAGCAACAACAGCAAGGGACATCTCTGTGTACTCACCCACTGGGATGGTCTTGCCCTGTATCTTGTCTGCCCAGCCAGCATAGTATCGGATCACATTGATGCCAAATAAGATGTCTCCTACTGAGCCCTGGAATGGCTTGCCATTGTCCAGTGTCTCTAAGCTCTGTATTGGAGATTGTATCACAGTCATACAGGGGAACAAGGGATCATGGACCAGTAATAGCAAACTTTGAACAAGGAGACACTTACACCCAGGTATGAGAAATCAAGTGATTGCTACACCCAATCTCTGGTCAACACAGTGAGGTAAGTAAGTCTGTTAACCATGTCATAACCAACATGACCCTACTCCAGTATGTAAACATGTTCATGTTTTCACCGTCATAAGAAGAAGCAAAGGCACATGAAACACACATAAAATATCCACCCAAATACAAAACTATGGGTCCACAGCATAGGGACAAAATATCAGTGTCTGGACAAATACCAGTTCAATTTTTCAAATGGTTTGTCATAAATTCAGACAGTTTACATGGTTTAATCTGATCATTGTGAGAGGCTGATATTTGGTCTCAGGTTTTCAACAAGTTGTTGCGTACATCTTCCAGTGGGGATTATTGTCTGTCTGGCTCAAAAGCAGACTGATGAATTGTAATCCAACTCAAAAACTATTAAACACAgcatactcaatgaaatgctggtcataccaactctgtgagtttttttcagaattcttgtacttaaaataaacaagagtcatcacaaaatgacatatccccccagcccccacatatctgaaaggacaaatcttccgacagttacttattgtgtttctAGATcgagtctgaattgtttccatggaatttatcaaaaatataaatgacatatatctgtaatcagaaaaagtcaccatttcaagacctgtctcatatatctgccaagatattTAGAAAGATATGGAATGGTTTTCgcgttgtgctccggaaacgaagtcagcaacgtgttcttggaaccgagaaaataatacgtcATAGAAACctttaaatagcaaaaggcaccattttggggtctgccacacatatctaccacgtAACATTGACAGATATtaaaaagtttttgagttctgctccggaaatgaaacacgcctctcacttttgagactaagtacgaaacacttccatggaaaaaactaaaaaatcacaaaaacctgtaagtagcaaaaggcaccactttaggttccgattgatatatctaccaagtttttagaaaaaacaagagtcatcagaagatgacatatcccccagcccccacatgattgaaaggacaaatcagcTCGCAGTTACTCACTGGCTTtttttgtttgaattgtttccatggaattcatgaaaattataaatactatatatctgtaatcagcaaagtcataatttcaagatctgtctctcatatctgccaagatctgttgaaagatatgaaatgattttcgagttgtgctctgggaaagaagcccatccctccattttgagacagtccgaaatgtttccatggaaaccaagaaaataatacatcacaaaaaccttcaaagggcaccactttggggtctgccacacatatctgccaagttttactcacagatattaagaagttttagagttctgctctggaaatgaaacacacctctcccttttcagactaagttcaaaacgtttccatggagaccaagaaaataatagtgagtgagtgagtgagtttagttttacgccgcactcagcaatattacagctatatggcggcggtctgtaaataatcgactctggaccagacaatccagtgatcaacaacatgagcatcaatctgcgcaattgggaaccgatgacatgcgtcaaccaagtcagggagcctgaccacccgaccccgttagtcgcctcttacgacaagctgagtcgccttttatggcaagcatgggttgctgaaggcctattctaccccgggaccttcacgggtccaagaaaataataaatcacaagatcctgtacacagcaaaatgcaccactataggttctgactgatatatctaccaagttttgcagaaaaatattgaatgggttttgagttctgctccggaaacgaagctcatccctccattttgagagtaagtctgaaacgtttccatggaaaacgagaaaataataattcatgaaaacctgtaaatagcaaaaggcaccatttcaagtactgactgatgtatctaccaagttttgcaaaaaagtactgaacggcttttgagttctgctctggaaacgaagcccgtcCCACCATttgactaacaccaaaatgttccatggaaaacaaaaaaaaataaaaatgccaaaactctgtaaatagttaaaggcacaactataggttgagatcatta includes the following:
- the LOC137278663 gene encoding retinal dehydrogenase 2-like, giving the protein MADIQPEAIRNPEVKFTQIFINNEFVNSASGKTFPTFNPTTGEKITDVQEGDKADVDIAVESAKAAFKPGSVWRRMDASRRGKLLWKLADLIERDISYLASLETLDNGKPFQGSVGDILFGINVIRYYAGWADKIQGKTIPVDGDYFCYTRHEPVGICGQIIPWNYPITMFCWKIAPALCAGNVIVVKPAEQTPLTALYLGSLFREAGFPTGVVSIVPGYGPTAGAAISEHPDINKVAFTGSTEIGKVIMAAAAGTNLKRTTLELGGKSPNVIFADSDLDIASAWAHEAVMTNMGQCCIAGSRTFVQEEIYDEFVKRSVEAAKKRSVGDPFDPNTKNGPQIDNEQLGKILELIQSGKDEGATCEIGGARHGDKGYFVEPTVFSNVTDNMRIAREEIFGPVQQLIKFKTLEEVLERANDTAYGLGAAIFTNDLNKALAFANGIKAGTVWVNCYLAVNAQAPFGGFKMSGLGREMGEYGLQQYIEVKNVVVKVPQKNS